From a single Candoia aspera isolate rCanAsp1 chromosome 2, rCanAsp1.hap2, whole genome shotgun sequence genomic region:
- the CCDC69 gene encoding coiled-coil domain-containing protein 69, which yields MGCKESKLGCCEARRKKEIKTQYNSGQLSCELIALKTEANTGYLHNEAEKRKAALLEKQMDETTRLQQQQQKEEDCLKEVHHAETHKLSQGIKLQVEKEDLQYKQFSEKYNMLKREQEETLQKLQKAHDQEKLFLSESYQKSQASLQETIDKLSSQLKAFQEKMKWVEESILSRDYKKHIQDYGTPSQFWEQELESLHFVIEMKNERIHNLDKKLLNLEIVMESNLLLEEKIKILQQENEDLQVRMQNHMTVTRQLSDELLTIREALEKETQLRERARREKEELLYRVLHGDSGHPCAIPAETSLIAT from the exons aaagaaataaaaactcaGTATAACAGCGGACAACTTTCCTGTGAACTGATAGCACTGAAGACCGAAG CCAACACAGGCTATTTGCacaatgaagcagaaaaaagGAAGGCTGCATTGCTGGAGAAGCAGATGGATGAGACCACAAGGCTCCAGCAACAACAGCAGAAAGAGGAAGATTGTCTGAAGGAAGTTCACCATGCTGAGACTCACAAACTTAGCCAGGGCATTAAACTCCAG GTAGAGAAGGAGGATTTACAGTATAAACAATTCTCTGAAAAATACAATATGTTGAAGAGAGAACAGGAGGAAACACTGCAAA AACTCCAGAAAGCACATGATCAAGAGAAGCTGTTCCTAAGCGAATCCTACCAAAAATCTCAGGCATCTTTGCAG GAGACCATTGACAAACTGAGTTCCCAGCTGAAGGCCTTTCAGGAGAAAATGAAGTGGGTAGAAGAGTCAATCCTGAGCAGAGATTATAAAAAGCACATTCAG GATTATGGGACCCCCAGCCAGTTCTGGGAACAAGAACTAGAGAGTCTACATTTTGTCATTGAGATGAAGAATGAACGCATCCACAACTTGGACAAGAAGCTGCTCAACCTGGAAATAGTG ATGGAGTCAAACTTGTTGCttgaagagaaaattaaaattctACAACAGGAGAATGAAGATCTCCAAGTCCGGATGCAGAACCACATGACAGTGACAAG GCAACTGTCTGATGAGCTTCTGACCATTCGTGAGGCTCTGGAGAAGGAGACCCAGCTGAGGGAGCGAGCTCGCCGAGAGAAAGAGGAGCTCTTGTACAGGGTGCTTCACGGCGATTCAGGGCACCCCTGTGCTATCCCTGCTGAGACATCGCTCATTGCCACGTAG